The Planctomycetia bacterium DNA window CTGGTCGAGACCTTGCCGGCCGAGCGGCTTTCCGCCCCGCGGCTGGCCCGCACCGTCGAGCGCATCGCCGGGCGGGCGGACACCGTGGAAAAGAGCCTCACGCCCGCCGATGAACGGTAGGGCGCAGTCGTGGTTTGCTAGCCGGCTCGCAACCGCCGCAGCAAACCGTGCAGGCGGACGCCGTCGCCGTGCAGGTGCATCCGCCGCAAGGGCCTGTCGGGGTAGATGTTGGTAAAGCAGCGGAGCGAGTGCTGCACTTGCGTCACCAGCTCGTCCAGGGCCGGGCCGCAGGCCTGATGCACGCGATGCAGCCGGGCGGCGGCGGCGGGCTGCCGCTTCATCGTCTCGGCCTGGCCGAGCGTGATCTTCAACTCCCGCGAGATGGCCTTGGTGAGAGCGTTGCCCCCCACCTGCATGTTCCGCAGCCAGAGGAACTCCGGCCCGCGGCGACCTCCTCGCTGGGAGCAATCCCCAATGTTCGACTGTTTCATTCTCCTCCTCGCGCAAACAGTTTCTTGCGTGCCGCATCCGTGATCGCAGCCACGGCAGGATGCTTCAACCGCCGCTCGACCGAAATGGCGTAAAACTGCTCTCGGATTGACGCGACGCGGCCAAGTAGGCGCACGCCGTACTGGCGCTTCACTTCCTTTTCAACCGCTGTCGGGATGGCAAAGAGCCCCAGTCCGGTCCGACCAAAGACCTTGAGTACGCCGCTGTCGGCGAACTCGCCGCGCACCAGCGGCCGAATTCCTTCGGCATCAAACCACTGCTCGAGCGACCGACGTAATGCCGAGTTCTCGGTGGGCAACAAGACCGGTGCTCCATCCAAAGAGCGCGGGAATCCGTGGCGATGGGCAGCCACCAGTTGGGACGTCCCTAGGAAGGACACGCTGCACTCGCCCAGCAAATGGTTGAAGGCGCGAATCTTGATGAAGGGACTGCAAGGGGCATCCGCAAGGACCATGTCTAGGGCATTCACAGCAAGCTGCGCCAACAATTCCTCAAGCGTGCCTTCATGACAAACGACTTGCAACTGCTCTGGCAGCCGAAGCGCAGGCTCGATCAGCCGGTAGACGAGCATTTTCGGGAGCGTGTCCACGACACCGATCACCAATCGCAGCGGCTGGCCCGCAGGCCGGCCTTTAACGGTGTCCTGTAGTTCTCGACCCAGACGGAAGATGTCGTCCGCATAGCGGTACACCATGCGGCCCGTCGGGGTGAGCACGAGGTTCCGGCCGACCCGGTCGAAGAGTTTTGCGCCCAAGGCCCTTTCAAGGGAGCGCAGCTGGCCGCTGATCGTGGGCTGTGTTAGGTGGAGACACATGCAGGCCCGCGCGATGCTGCCCTCCCGCGCCACGGTCCAGAAGTAGAGCAAATGATGGTAATTGAGCCAGCTCATCCGACGCACGATACATCGATTTTATCTATGGTTCAAGTGACAGACTTCGATTTGTCATACAACCGGACCCAGCGTAAAATCGCAAAGGTTAGGACGAGGAGACAGCGGAGCAGCGTTCGAGTCCCTTTCAAGGAGGAGCATTCCAATGTTGGTCCTTAGCCGCAAGCCCGGTGAAAAGGTGTTCATCGGCAACGACGTGAGCCTCGTCGTGCTCAAGGTAAGAGGGGACCGGGTGCAGCTGGGCATCGAGGCCCCTGGCCACGTTCGCATCGTCCGTCAGGAGATTTGTGATCGACTGGCGAAAAACGCGGG harbors:
- the pilM gene encoding pilus assembly protein PilM, which gives rise to MKQSNIGDCSQRGGRRGPEFLWLRNMQVGGNALTKAISRELKITLGQAETMKRQPAAAARLHRVHQACGPALDELVTQVQHSLRCFTNIYPDRPLRRMHLHGDGVRLHGLLRRLRAG
- the nhaR gene encoding transcriptional activator NhaR gives rise to the protein MSWLNYHHLLYFWTVAREGSIARACMCLHLTQPTISGQLRSLERALGAKLFDRVGRNLVLTPTGRMVYRYADDIFRLGRELQDTVKGRPAGQPLRLVIGVVDTLPKMLVYRLIEPALRLPEQLQVVCHEGTLEELLAQLAVNALDMVLADAPCSPFIKIRAFNHLLGECSVSFLGTSQLVAAHRHGFPRSLDGAPVLLPTENSALRRSLEQWFDAEGIRPLVRGEFADSGVLKVFGRTGLGLFAIPTAVEKEVKRQYGVRLLGRVASIREQFYAISVERRLKHPAVAAITDAARKKLFARGGE
- a CDS encoding carbon storage regulator, with product MLVLSRKPGEKVFIGNDVSLVVLKVRGDRVQLGIEAPGHVRIVRQEICDRLAKNAG